One Sulfitobacter sp. DSM 110093 DNA segment encodes these proteins:
- a CDS encoding DUF3987 domain-containing protein encodes MSTQDYSISDIPLPDFDEDEAFACASIESNVVPLRGSKELPDQQLASEDVDPVDLFGRFPTPDVPWHLLPEVIRDFAEVRSREIGCDPAGVVLSVLTACAAAVPDHIKVKVQAHNEKWKEAARLWTVLIGAPSTKKTPMLNAATEVLRELDQEMFMEWRAEKAAYNALPKDARPGPPPPLRRLVIEDTTIEAAQGILAGSPWGVIVLQDELAGFFGAMEKYSGGGSAHDRTIWLRAYNGGPYVINRKKTEDDGGVLVPNLSVSMLGGIQPDVIKRLTQQSMDDGMTQRFLPILLKPATVGLDEPMPDVTTPFEERVRTLRAMETETLFSFDADAQNIVREVQAFHSKLQAIELVYKQLATHIGKYDGLFARLCLLWHCIEHPDLENAPAQISADIARRVQEFLHGFLLKHAFAFYAGTLDTPEEYDRLRALATYILAHEKTMVKNRDVQSSVRSCRGLKERDIRPLFEQLASLGWLHRMESMRAGSPPHWLVNPRVHTLFKEKAQDEMRRREEVKAIIAEASDMRRAERASENC; translated from the coding sequence GTGAGTACACAAGACTATTCCATCTCAGACATCCCATTGCCCGACTTCGATGAAGATGAGGCCTTTGCCTGCGCTTCCATTGAAAGCAACGTTGTGCCTCTGCGCGGCTCGAAGGAATTGCCTGACCAACAGCTTGCGAGCGAAGACGTTGATCCTGTTGATCTCTTCGGGCGCTTCCCCACACCTGATGTTCCCTGGCATTTGCTGCCAGAAGTGATCCGCGATTTTGCTGAAGTGCGTTCACGTGAAATCGGCTGTGATCCTGCCGGGGTGGTCCTGTCGGTGCTTACGGCATGCGCAGCAGCGGTGCCTGATCATATTAAGGTAAAGGTACAAGCACATAACGAAAAATGGAAGGAAGCCGCGCGGCTTTGGACCGTTCTCATTGGCGCACCGTCTACCAAGAAAACACCAATGTTGAACGCTGCAACGGAAGTCTTGCGCGAGCTTGACCAAGAGATGTTCATGGAGTGGCGTGCTGAAAAGGCAGCCTATAATGCGCTTCCGAAGGACGCGCGCCCAGGGCCGCCGCCGCCCCTTCGCCGCCTGGTAATCGAAGACACGACGATCGAGGCAGCCCAAGGCATCCTCGCGGGATCGCCATGGGGGGTGATTGTGCTGCAAGATGAATTGGCTGGTTTTTTTGGAGCCATGGAAAAGTACAGTGGGGGGGGCTCCGCACATGATCGGACAATCTGGTTGCGGGCTTACAACGGTGGGCCATACGTCATTAACCGCAAGAAAACCGAAGACGATGGTGGTGTACTTGTTCCCAACCTATCGGTCAGCATGCTCGGTGGCATTCAGCCAGACGTGATTAAGCGTCTTACCCAACAATCAATGGATGACGGCATGACACAGCGCTTCTTGCCCATCCTGTTGAAACCGGCGACCGTTGGGCTTGATGAACCAATGCCCGACGTAACCACACCGTTCGAAGAGCGGGTCCGCACATTGCGCGCAATGGAGACAGAAACGCTATTTTCGTTTGATGCTGATGCGCAGAACATCGTGCGTGAAGTGCAAGCCTTCCACAGTAAGCTTCAAGCGATCGAGCTGGTATACAAGCAGCTGGCAACTCACATCGGCAAATACGATGGGCTCTTCGCACGACTGTGTCTGCTATGGCATTGCATTGAGCACCCAGACCTCGAGAATGCGCCCGCGCAGATCAGTGCCGATATTGCACGCCGGGTTCAGGAGTTTCTGCACGGGTTCCTTTTGAAACACGCCTTCGCATTCTATGCGGGCACACTCGATACACCAGAGGAGTATGATCGTCTTCGTGCGCTGGCCACGTATATTCTGGCTCATGAAAAGACTATGGTCAAAAATCGGGACGTACAGTCCAGCGTTCGCAGCTGCCGGGGGTTGAAAGAGCGTGATATCCGTCCGCTGTTCGAACAGCTCGCCTCCCTCGGCTGGTTGCACCGCATGGAGAGCATGCGCGCAGGATCCCCACCTCACTGGCTCGTCAACCCGCGCGTACACACACTGTTCAAAGAAAAAGCCCAGGACGAAATGCGTCGTCGGGAAGAAGTCAAAGCAATCATTGCCGAGGCGTCGGACATGCGCCGCGCAGAGCGGGCGAGCGAAAACTGCTGA
- a CDS encoding histidine kinase: MDRTRNEELKVYQRQRAAKRRALGIVSRTVWILASDEGRFKEQVAALVDHARLIEAVTGGPHLSAIEIAEIISRHNLPYVAEDLIYLSRVRETFALDPQAKGQITDRARDIVERYQLQVSVGDLFE; encoded by the coding sequence ATGGATCGCACGCGCAATGAAGAGCTTAAGGTTTACCAAAGGCAAAGAGCAGCCAAACGGCGCGCCCTGGGCATCGTCTCACGCACTGTCTGGATACTTGCCTCGGATGAGGGGCGGTTCAAAGAGCAGGTGGCTGCGCTTGTGGATCATGCTCGATTAATCGAAGCGGTAACTGGCGGCCCCCATCTGTCTGCGATCGAAATTGCTGAAATCATCTCCCGGCATAACTTGCCTTATGTCGCAGAGGATTTAATTTATTTGAGCCGTGTCCGTGAAACTTTCGCACTTGATCCGCAAGCTAAGGGGCAGATCACGGACCGTGCTAGGGACATTGTTGAACGTTACCAGCTCCAAGTGTCCGTCGGCGATCTGTTCGAGTGA
- a CDS encoding ParA family protein, producing MTYIIGMVSQKGGVGKSTLARMMAREFVAGGLTTKIADLDTQQQTCTNWAGRRAEGGVTPELQVQSFATVKTALAEAPRFDALILDGKPNASDQTTEIAQAADLVVIPTGQTVDDLHPGVVLAHALRKKGISPEKIAFAMFKTTGSERENAAARQYLNDAGYLVLEGEVGVSTAYGSASDAGKAITETSFRTLNERASKLAQSVIDRMAELQERQVA from the coding sequence ATGACCTACATTATTGGGATGGTGTCCCAAAAAGGCGGGGTTGGCAAATCCACCCTCGCCCGCATGATGGCGCGAGAATTTGTCGCCGGTGGCCTCACCACTAAGATCGCAGACCTCGACACACAACAACAGACTTGCACCAATTGGGCAGGACGGCGCGCCGAAGGCGGTGTCACTCCAGAGCTTCAGGTGCAGAGCTTTGCGACGGTAAAGACCGCGCTTGCCGAAGCCCCGCGCTTCGATGCGTTGATCCTCGACGGCAAACCAAACGCTTCGGATCAAACCACTGAGATTGCGCAGGCAGCCGATCTAGTTGTGATTCCAACGGGGCAAACCGTTGACGATCTGCACCCTGGCGTCGTGCTCGCACATGCGTTGCGTAAGAAAGGGATCTCGCCCGAGAAGATCGCCTTTGCCATGTTTAAGACAACTGGTAGCGAGCGAGAAAACGCTGCTGCGCGGCAATATCTCAACGACGCGGGCTATTTGGTCCTTGAAGGTGAAGTAGGCGTCTCTACGGCCTATGGCTCAGCCTCAGACGCAGGCAAAGCGATTACCGAAACCTCATTCCGCACCCTGAACGAGCGCGCCTCTAAGCTAGCGCAAAGCGTGATCGACAGGATGGCAGAGCTTCAAGAAAGGCAGGTCGCGTAA
- a CDS encoding PriCT-2 domain-containing protein has protein sequence MTWMTKMGGTLIDGGFYILPLHPGEKFPGVYSFGQWHPMRNWGRYAERMPSPLELHHWAQWPGAGIGIVGGNVVAIDIDVLDADVAYEIDRHCQEKLGDTPALRIGQEPKRLRVYRTKSPFRGNSFGSLEVLCDGRQFVAYGIHPRTKQPYTWPDESLADLDVSDLPVAESEAVADFVASAALKWPDFVQSRPLPMMRGKEDRRTVRSPSGSQRGTPAAVRAALEYIPNTDLHYDDWIRIGLAVKGALGEDGWVLFDEWSGQSQKYDQQTTAGKWLGLNPTIIGAGAIYRLARQNGWTPPASLQLDGDASDRRRRLNKFQTQKG, from the coding sequence ATGACTTGGATGACGAAAATGGGAGGTACCCTTATTGATGGAGGGTTTTACATCCTGCCTCTACATCCCGGGGAAAAATTTCCTGGAGTGTACAGCTTCGGTCAGTGGCACCCGATGCGGAACTGGGGGCGCTACGCTGAGCGCATGCCATCGCCACTTGAACTGCATCACTGGGCTCAATGGCCAGGAGCTGGAATCGGCATTGTTGGCGGTAATGTCGTCGCCATCGATATTGATGTTTTGGATGCTGATGTCGCTTACGAAATCGACCGTCATTGCCAAGAAAAGCTGGGAGACACGCCAGCTCTGCGGATTGGACAAGAGCCAAAGCGGTTGCGTGTTTATCGCACTAAATCCCCGTTTCGGGGAAACTCGTTCGGCTCTCTCGAAGTCTTATGTGATGGCCGACAGTTTGTCGCCTATGGCATCCATCCACGGACAAAACAGCCTTATACATGGCCGGATGAAAGTCTGGCTGACCTCGATGTCTCTGATCTGCCAGTCGCTGAGTCTGAAGCCGTCGCCGACTTTGTAGCCAGTGCTGCGCTGAAATGGCCGGATTTCGTCCAGTCACGGCCGCTACCGATGATGCGGGGCAAAGAGGACCGCAGAACCGTGCGCTCGCCAAGCGGATCGCAAAGAGGAACACCAGCGGCCGTCCGTGCCGCGCTCGAATACATCCCAAACACAGACCTGCACTACGATGACTGGATCAGGATCGGATTGGCGGTCAAAGGCGCCTTGGGTGAGGATGGCTGGGTCCTTTTTGATGAATGGTCCGGTCAGTCTCAAAAGTACGACCAGCAAACCACTGCAGGGAAATGGTTAGGGCTGAACCCAACGATAATTGGAGCGGGGGCCATCTACCGTCTCGCCCGACAGAACGGTTGGACCCCTCCTGCCTCTCTTCAACTCGATGGTGACGCTTCAGACCGGCGACGCCGCCTCAACAAGTTTCAAACCCAAAAAGGATAA
- a CDS encoding relaxase/mobilization nuclease domain-containing protein gives MIGKITKGSNFHGLIGYLMRDDRGEVLDLHNLSSGNPVEVAGEMALGAALSKRVRKPVFHCSLSYGPDEKPTEAQMRADAVEALKSLGLEHHQAIVVRHQDKAHTHMHIAVNRVGADGRTTHDAHSYAKLEAVLRKIEGDRGWAPVLGRHAPSPDGFRMSGHAKRMDSRQTHVPATVRDLLLEARTWRDLHAGLETEGWKIEIKRRSGQKAGALLCGPNGEKIAAGKIDRRVTLAKLNGRLSPSSQIAPTAFKQEKINRGAKTANRAMQQLIGDLAYALGGVAAANRKKSVLTSRPRHRRRLTRNAPSPLNRLPRMR, from the coding sequence ATGATCGGGAAGATTACAAAGGGGTCGAATTTTCATGGATTGATTGGCTATCTGATGCGGGATGATCGGGGGGAAGTCCTCGATCTGCATAACCTGTCTTCGGGTAACCCAGTAGAAGTCGCTGGTGAAATGGCACTGGGAGCTGCCTTGAGCAAACGTGTCCGGAAACCGGTTTTCCATTGCAGCCTCTCTTACGGACCAGATGAAAAACCCACTGAGGCGCAGATGCGCGCAGATGCTGTTGAGGCCCTGAAGAGTCTTGGACTTGAGCATCACCAAGCGATTGTCGTTCGGCACCAAGATAAAGCTCACACGCATATGCACATCGCGGTCAATCGTGTCGGCGCAGATGGGCGTACCACTCATGACGCGCACAGTTACGCAAAGCTAGAAGCGGTTCTCCGCAAGATTGAGGGTGATCGCGGATGGGCCCCTGTGTTGGGCCGCCATGCGCCAAGTCCAGATGGGTTTCGCATGTCTGGACATGCAAAGCGCATGGACTCGCGTCAAACGCACGTGCCAGCCACAGTACGTGATCTTCTGCTCGAGGCACGTACCTGGCGTGACCTCCACGCAGGGCTGGAAACTGAGGGCTGGAAGATAGAGATCAAGCGGCGGTCTGGCCAAAAAGCCGGCGCGCTGTTGTGTGGTCCCAATGGCGAAAAGATCGCTGCCGGGAAAATTGATCGACGCGTCACGTTGGCAAAGCTGAATGGAAGGCTGTCTCCTTCGTCCCAAATAGCGCCAACTGCATTCAAGCAAGAGAAAATTAATAGGGGTGCGAAGACTGCCAATCGAGCGATGCAACAGCTTATCGGAGACCTAGCGTATGCGTTGGGTGGCGTGGCCGCCGCTAACCGTAAAAAGTCCGTTTTGACCTCACGTCCCAGGCATCGGCGTCGTTTGACGCGCAACGCCCCTTCGCCCCTAAACCGACTTCCACGAATGCGTTAA
- a CDS encoding DUF262 domain-containing protein, whose amino-acid sequence MELPQPTHKNYTTLISNIENGEIKIPQFQRDFVWTLQRSAELLDSVVKGYPIGTFIFWLTRERLRSVKELGNAKLPPAKKGETVSFVLDGQQRLTSLFAAMKGLKIVRESGQQTDFSEIYIDLNAGESDTIVTIDITELPENTFIRLTDLLYGSLTTLAAFPQEHHAKLDEYKRRIEAYDFSIIEVRNVPIDVATEIFTRINVGGKPLTVFEIMVAKTYDEKQGFDLSEKYSELIERLAPIDYETISDQTILQLIALIMKKDCKRQTILKLEKDAFIKAWPAAIDSVEKAIEYFRNVMRIPVSQMLPYLTLIVPFAYFFYHNGNKKPSPDQKAELEDFFWRCSLGGRYSSSVESKLAQDVHRIEFIVNGRSPEYDWGIDISPEFLVENGWFNAGRSFTKAILCIMAYQQPLSFNDNGIVNISNYWLKQANSKNYHHFFPRAFLRRAGVSEAEANNIVNITIVDDYLNKRDIGAKAPSKYMKKFQDSNADISSTMKTHLIGDLDEFGILDDDYATFTRKRAKAISKQLKKRIIQRRADDFGQAHNMYDAAE is encoded by the coding sequence ATGGAATTACCCCAACCAACTCACAAGAATTACACCACACTAATTAGCAACATCGAGAACGGCGAGATCAAAATCCCTCAATTTCAGAGGGATTTTGTGTGGACTCTTCAACGTTCTGCAGAACTACTCGATAGTGTGGTCAAAGGGTATCCAATCGGCACCTTCATCTTCTGGCTAACACGGGAGCGCCTGCGCAGTGTGAAGGAGCTCGGCAACGCCAAGCTGCCCCCAGCCAAGAAAGGAGAGACAGTCTCCTTCGTACTGGATGGGCAGCAAAGGCTTACAAGCCTTTTCGCAGCAATGAAGGGGTTGAAGATTGTGCGCGAAAGCGGACAACAAACGGATTTTTCTGAAATCTACATCGACCTTAATGCCGGTGAGTCGGATACAATCGTTACGATTGACATAACTGAGCTGCCGGAAAACACGTTCATTCGCCTCACCGATCTTCTCTATGGGAGCTTGACGACGCTTGCAGCCTTTCCTCAAGAACACCACGCTAAGCTTGATGAGTACAAGCGCCGGATCGAAGCCTATGATTTCTCAATCATTGAAGTGCGGAATGTCCCAATCGACGTGGCAACCGAGATTTTCACGCGGATAAATGTCGGTGGGAAGCCCCTGACAGTATTCGAGATCATGGTGGCCAAGACCTATGATGAAAAGCAGGGCTTCGATCTTTCAGAGAAATACTCGGAGCTGATCGAACGTCTTGCTCCTATCGACTACGAAACAATCTCAGATCAAACGATCCTTCAGCTCATAGCCCTGATCATGAAAAAGGATTGCAAGCGACAGACGATCTTGAAGCTTGAGAAGGATGCTTTCATCAAGGCCTGGCCAGCTGCCATTGATAGCGTCGAGAAGGCGATTGAATATTTCCGCAATGTCATGCGGATTCCTGTGTCTCAAATGTTGCCGTATCTGACCTTGATCGTGCCCTTCGCCTACTTCTTCTATCACAACGGCAACAAAAAACCGTCCCCTGATCAGAAGGCCGAACTCGAAGATTTCTTCTGGCGTTGTTCTCTCGGTGGTCGCTATTCGTCGTCCGTCGAGAGCAAACTTGCACAGGACGTCCATCGCATTGAGTTTATCGTGAACGGGAGATCACCGGAATACGATTGGGGTATCGACATTTCCCCCGAATTTTTGGTGGAGAATGGTTGGTTCAACGCAGGTCGAAGCTTCACCAAAGCGATCTTATGCATCATGGCTTACCAACAACCTTTGTCATTTAATGACAATGGGATCGTCAATATCAGCAACTACTGGCTGAAGCAGGCCAACAGTAAGAACTATCATCATTTTTTCCCCCGCGCTTTTCTTAGAAGGGCAGGGGTTTCTGAAGCCGAGGCCAACAACATCGTCAACATCACTATCGTAGATGACTACCTGAACAAGCGGGATATAGGTGCAAAGGCGCCCTCCAAATACATGAAGAAGTTTCAGGATAGTAACGCAGATATATCGAGCACGATGAAAACTCATCTGATCGGAGACTTAGATGAATTCGGTATCTTGGACGATGATTATGCAACCTTCACTCGTAAGAGAGCGAAAGCGATTAGTAAGCAGCTTAAAAAGCGCATTATACAGCGTCGCGCCGATGATTTTGGGCAAGCCCATAACATGTATGACGCCGCCGAATAA
- a CDS encoding DUF669 domain-containing protein, which translates to MPKMSTTFNAKAAQERVLVPEGTFAATILSTDVRAGGNSADEEIVVVQFSVFDGSSEDGRTVFEWFRLNSPSTAVREIAEKNFVQLLDAVGIDELDDTDELHGKELTVRVTIQTSNGYPPRNRYAFAPIVAPKAT; encoded by the coding sequence ATGCCCAAAATGTCGACGACGTTCAATGCGAAGGCCGCTCAGGAGCGTGTTTTGGTTCCTGAGGGCACCTTCGCCGCAACAATCCTGTCTACGGATGTCCGTGCAGGCGGCAACTCAGCCGACGAAGAAATTGTGGTTGTGCAGTTTTCAGTTTTCGATGGGTCGTCAGAGGATGGCCGCACGGTGTTTGAGTGGTTCCGCCTGAACAGCCCCTCTACCGCCGTCCGCGAAATCGCTGAGAAGAACTTTGTTCAGCTTCTTGATGCCGTGGGCATCGACGAATTGGACGATACCGATGAGCTGCACGGCAAAGAACTGACTGTCCGTGTCACGATTCAGACATCGAACGGCTACCCACCCCGTAACCGGTACGCATTCGCACCCATCGTAGCGCCAAAAGCCACGTAA
- the mobC gene encoding plasmid mobilization relaxosome protein MobC, with protein sequence MRRTKQLKITLSDTEYAALAARSDAYGVSMAGVVRAAVLGFPLPKRRTKIELEAIAALNRTGSNLNQLARVSNRTGFLTADQMKALGGVLKRVHEQVKVIEKAVEV encoded by the coding sequence ATGCGACGCACAAAACAACTAAAAATCACATTATCAGATACGGAATATGCTGCGTTGGCCGCGCGGTCGGACGCATATGGCGTGTCTATGGCTGGTGTTGTTCGCGCAGCTGTCCTCGGATTTCCGTTACCCAAGCGACGGACAAAAATTGAGTTGGAGGCGATCGCTGCGCTCAATCGGACCGGCAGTAATCTCAATCAGCTCGCTCGTGTAAGCAACAGGACTGGGTTTCTAACGGCAGATCAAATGAAGGCTTTGGGTGGTGTGCTCAAGAGGGTCCACGAGCAGGTGAAGGTCATAGAGAAAGCGGTTGAAGTATGA